From one Bacillus sp. FJAT-42376 genomic stretch:
- a CDS encoding SWIM zinc finger family protein codes for MYLANFEDFINETILKRGKDYYHKGQVLKIREADGIHKAVVEGSSYPYHVSIKTAGGMVLETYCDCPFDGLYCKHEAAVLFALRDGMAEMDSNEHPKRNPKKKEPAIEDLLPQMKKEDLIRVLIDLSDTYPEIEKKLLFEFAPVEDEVAASKKMIREYIRKAKKQGFISYGRVDQALYGALLTIEKARAKMDAGQPESTVLLSLAVMSIVIEMLQYTDDSSGSIGDVLFTAVNLIDEAVEEGLEQWPETKQKELMKAILKEAMHARYDDWSDQRVDLLGACVQFADDPELRKELEKPLLKRLKELDGEDYGVRYEEESIMGFLLELYETADPEEAEKFLKENLSYPSFREIAVHRCLESGDYQQAISLCEEGINKERHGNTGTWRKLEYKAYELLGNGEKQKELARKLISGNEGIQYYIKLKELYDAEEWAVVLEELIMELHSSSPYSPYLEIIKIENRKDKILEYCHASPSQIVRLHPYIQEEYPEQVNEIFSRHIRKESSHASNRSQYKQVTKIFEPYKKACGEAKANELAEELKKEYHYRPAMVDELEKV; via the coding sequence ATGTATTTAGCTAATTTCGAGGATTTTATCAATGAAACGATCCTGAAGCGCGGAAAAGATTATTATCATAAAGGCCAGGTTTTGAAAATTCGGGAAGCGGATGGTATTCATAAGGCTGTTGTAGAGGGCAGCAGCTATCCTTATCATGTTTCTATTAAGACGGCCGGCGGAATGGTTCTTGAAACGTATTGCGACTGTCCGTTCGACGGTCTGTACTGCAAGCATGAAGCGGCCGTGCTGTTTGCTCTTAGGGACGGCATGGCGGAAATGGATTCCAATGAACATCCGAAGAGGAATCCGAAGAAAAAAGAGCCAGCAATTGAAGACTTGCTTCCTCAAATGAAAAAAGAGGACCTCATACGTGTATTGATTGACCTTTCTGACACCTATCCGGAAATTGAGAAAAAGCTGCTGTTTGAATTTGCGCCTGTTGAAGACGAGGTGGCAGCGAGCAAAAAAATGATTCGCGAATACATCCGCAAGGCCAAGAAGCAAGGATTCATTTCATATGGCCGAGTGGATCAGGCACTCTATGGAGCGTTGCTGACCATTGAAAAAGCCCGGGCAAAAATGGATGCCGGCCAGCCTGAGAGTACGGTGCTCCTGAGTCTTGCCGTCATGTCGATCGTTATTGAGATGCTGCAGTATACAGATGACTCGAGCGGATCGATCGGCGATGTTTTGTTTACAGCCGTTAATCTCATCGATGAAGCCGTTGAAGAGGGTTTGGAGCAGTGGCCGGAAACGAAGCAGAAAGAATTGATGAAAGCCATTTTAAAAGAAGCCATGCATGCCAGATACGATGATTGGAGCGATCAGCGGGTTGATCTGCTTGGCGCATGTGTCCAGTTCGCTGATGATCCGGAACTCCGAAAAGAACTGGAAAAGCCGCTTTTGAAACGCCTGAAAGAACTGGATGGCGAAGATTATGGGGTTCGCTATGAGGAAGAAAGCATCATGGGCTTTTTGCTGGAACTATACGAAACGGCTGACCCGGAAGAGGCGGAAAAGTTTTTAAAAGAGAATCTAAGCTACCCGTCATTCAGGGAGATAGCGGTTCATCGCTGTTTGGAAAGCGGGGACTATCAGCAGGCAATTTCCCTCTGTGAAGAAGGGATCAATAAAGAACGGCATGGAAATACAGGCACCTGGAGAAAGCTTGAATATAAGGCCTATGAGCTCCTTGGCAACGGTGAAAAACAAAAAGAACTGGCAAGGAAGCTGATCAGCGGCAATGAAGGAATTCAGTACTACATCAAGCTGAAAGAACTCTATGATGCGGAAGAGTGGGCAGTTGTTCTGGAAGAGCTTATAATGGAACTTCACTCATCAAGTCCATATTCCCCTTACCTGGAAATCATTAAAATCGAGAACCGGAAAGATAAGATCCTGGAGTACTGCCATGCCTCCCCAAGTCAAATAGTGAGATTGCATCCATATATTCAGGAGGAATACCCGGAACAGGTCAATGAGATTTTTTCCAGGCACATTCGAAAGGAATCATCCCATGCCTCCAACCGCTCCCAGTATAAACAAGTAACCAAGATTTTTGAACCTTACAAAAAGGCATGCGGGGAAGCAAAGGCTAATGAGCTGGCGGAAGAACTGAAGAAGGAATACCACTACAGGCCGGCAATGGTGGACGAGCTGGAGAAGGTATAG
- a CDS encoding transglycosylase SLT domain-containing protein, giving the protein MKLMGKISLAAVLAFGLFQPAISADAAVTEFSSKCTKYGVLKPNVNPSFQHMNCLLTNAALAANIPPEVVKAVATQENGKWQQFGIKPVDSGLGLMQVTNYPGYSKDKLKNDVIYNINAGVSILSKKYDDNVPKIKGAGRNMIENWYFPVMAYNGIKPVNSPLIQATGKKNTKAYQEEVFSKIVKNSWMESENLTPFSFTTQDFIYDPKSSQNIVFRKMEYAIKDALHPTAYHFKAGDKVTVTVKSGNVRVHPDTKNSKKNAGRNTVLFIRGDFVYDKSMANQFVWYPVRTADQKIKGYISSAYIKKLK; this is encoded by the coding sequence ATGAAATTAATGGGGAAAATAAGCTTGGCTGCTGTTTTGGCTTTTGGGCTGTTTCAGCCAGCTATATCTGCAGACGCCGCGGTGACAGAATTTTCATCTAAGTGTACAAAGTATGGTGTATTAAAACCGAATGTAAATCCGTCTTTTCAGCATATGAATTGCTTATTAACGAATGCTGCATTAGCGGCTAATATCCCGCCAGAAGTAGTGAAGGCTGTTGCTACGCAGGAAAATGGCAAGTGGCAGCAATTCGGAATTAAACCAGTTGATAGCGGTCTCGGACTAATGCAAGTTACTAACTACCCTGGTTATTCCAAAGATAAATTGAAAAATGATGTAATCTATAACATTAACGCTGGTGTTAGCATTCTTTCAAAAAAATATGATGACAATGTTCCCAAGATAAAGGGGGCGGGCCGGAATATGATTGAAAACTGGTATTTCCCTGTTATGGCTTATAACGGGATCAAGCCTGTGAACAGTCCGCTTATACAAGCAACCGGCAAGAAAAATACAAAGGCGTATCAGGAAGAAGTGTTTAGCAAAATAGTGAAAAATAGCTGGATGGAGTCTGAAAATCTAACGCCATTTTCTTTCACTACGCAAGATTTTATATATGATCCAAAAAGCTCTCAGAATATCGTTTTTCGGAAGATGGAATATGCTATAAAAGATGCACTACATCCTACGGCTTATCATTTTAAAGCAGGAGATAAAGTGACAGTAACAGTGAAAAGCGGCAATGTAAGGGTTCATCCTGATACTAAAAATTCGAAGAAAAACGCGGGGAGAAACACCGTTTTATTCATTCGGGGAGATTTCGTTTATGACAAAAGTATGGCTAATCAATTTGTCTGGTACCCGGTAAGAACGGCTGATCAAAAGATTAAGGGATATATTTCATCCGCTTATATTAAAAAACTTAAATAG
- a CDS encoding AI-2E family transporter → MPNSKFFRIGYAIIIILVIIMLSVKVQFIFTPLVIIFQTLFFPFLIAGVIFYLFRPIVLFLNKKRIPKTLSIIVLYVLFIGIGTLLFFLIGPEIQKQFKTLINNAPGIIETLQAKTNEIRQSSWMSRFEENSNMTVEQATTKVSDYLKSNVSNIGNGITGVIGIISSLATIIVTVPFILFYLLKDSEGLSGKIARFFPLKANESKKILKDMDSALSSYIQGQAIICFIVGVMMYIGYLIIGIKYSLILAIVAMFTNVIPFIGPFLAIVPALIIGFIDSPFMAVKVLIVAIIVQQIDGNVSSPLIMGRKLDIHPLTIILLLLVAGSMGGLLFMILAVPVYAVLKVVVSHIYRLYQLHKIEKKQLKED, encoded by the coding sequence ATGCCGAACTCTAAATTTTTCAGAATTGGTTATGCCATCATCATCATTTTGGTCATTATCATGCTTTCTGTGAAAGTCCAGTTTATCTTCACACCGCTTGTCATCATTTTTCAGACGCTGTTCTTTCCATTTTTGATTGCCGGCGTCATCTTTTATTTATTTCGGCCGATTGTGCTTTTTCTGAACAAAAAGCGCATTCCGAAGACACTGTCGATTATTGTTCTGTACGTTTTGTTTATCGGGATCGGCACGCTGCTGTTTTTCCTGATCGGGCCGGAAATTCAGAAGCAGTTCAAGACGCTGATTAACAATGCACCCGGCATCATTGAAACACTGCAGGCAAAAACGAATGAAATCAGACAAAGCTCATGGATGTCCCGTTTTGAGGAAAACAGCAACATGACGGTCGAACAGGCGACCACCAAAGTCTCTGATTATCTTAAAAGCAATGTTAGCAATATCGGAAATGGCATAACCGGGGTCATCGGCATCATTTCAAGCCTTGCCACCATTATTGTGACGGTTCCGTTTATCCTGTTCTACCTGCTGAAAGACAGCGAAGGGCTGTCAGGGAAAATTGCCCGCTTCTTCCCGCTAAAAGCAAATGAATCGAAAAAAATTCTGAAGGATATGGATTCTGCACTCAGCTCCTACATTCAGGGGCAGGCGATTATCTGCTTTATCGTTGGCGTGATGATGTACATAGGCTACCTGATTATCGGGATCAAGTACTCGCTGATCCTTGCGATTGTCGCCATGTTTACAAATGTGATTCCGTTTATTGGACCGTTCTTAGCGATTGTTCCTGCGTTAATTATCGGGTTCATTGACTCTCCTTTCATGGCCGTCAAAGTCCTCATTGTCGCGATCATCGTCCAGCAAATCGACGGGAATGTAAGCTCCCCGCTCATCATGGGAAGGAAACTCGATATCCACCCACTGACCATCATCCTGCTCTTGCTCGTCGCAGGAAGCATGGGAGGCTTGCTTTTCATGATCCTCGCCGTACCGGTATACGCGGTGCTGAAAGTCGTCGTCAGTCATATTTACAGGCTGTACCAGCTGCATAAGATCGAGAAAAAGCAATTGAAGGAAGACTAA
- a CDS encoding sugar ABC transporter substrate-binding protein, protein MAKRKGFVWFVSILMVLVLGLSGCSGAKTETAQSADGGSKSITVLVEGGSPAFKVAKETAAEFKDKTGYEVKIESVPYTGVYDKLKAEVASRAGAFDVATIDILWFPALAGGLLPLDGLITDEVKNDLFPGLVSGGSFQGKEYGMPVWTNAKNLIYRKDLFEDPKNKEAFKAKYGYDLKPPTTWQEYRDTAAFFTKDTDNDGKADMYGTTVFGANNGDAVASWLDHATQAGAGPLVIGEDGKVNVNTKPYVESLQFLSDLLLKDKSVPPGALEMASAETSELFWNGKAAMMLAWGHFYVPSNDASQSKVAGKVGSAPMIGGSSGIGAVPGPWYQVIPSSSKKQDIAKEYLEFIYGKNESFMKTLGVAARKSVFEKYSKEKGYEHLEPLMATLSGPQTQNRPAIKEWQQIESEALIPAVQYVLSGEKTPQEALDWAKEIIEGIVPPQ, encoded by the coding sequence ATGGCGAAAAGAAAAGGGTTTGTCTGGTTTGTATCCATCCTAATGGTGCTTGTGCTGGGGTTAAGCGGCTGTTCAGGAGCGAAAACTGAAACCGCGCAATCCGCTGATGGCGGAAGCAAATCGATTACGGTTCTTGTTGAAGGGGGAAGCCCTGCTTTTAAGGTGGCGAAGGAAACGGCCGCTGAGTTTAAAGATAAGACTGGTTATGAAGTGAAAATCGAGTCCGTTCCCTATACAGGAGTGTACGACAAGCTGAAGGCGGAGGTCGCCTCCAGAGCGGGAGCATTTGATGTGGCAACGATTGATATTCTCTGGTTTCCGGCCCTTGCAGGCGGTCTGCTTCCGCTCGACGGCCTGATCACGGATGAAGTGAAAAACGACCTTTTCCCGGGTCTTGTCTCAGGAGGAAGCTTCCAGGGCAAGGAGTATGGGATGCCGGTTTGGACCAATGCGAAAAACCTGATTTACCGCAAGGATCTGTTTGAAGATCCGAAAAATAAAGAAGCGTTCAAGGCAAAATACGGCTATGACTTAAAGCCGCCGACAACTTGGCAGGAGTACCGGGATACCGCTGCTTTCTTTACGAAGGATACGGATAATGACGGGAAAGCGGATATGTATGGAACAACCGTTTTCGGTGCGAACAATGGGGATGCCGTGGCAAGCTGGCTCGATCATGCGACCCAGGCCGGAGCGGGACCGCTTGTGATCGGCGAGGATGGCAAGGTGAACGTGAATACGAAGCCTTATGTGGAATCCCTGCAGTTCCTTTCGGATTTGCTTTTAAAGGATAAGTCCGTTCCTCCTGGTGCACTGGAGATGGCATCGGCTGAGACGTCAGAGCTGTTCTGGAATGGCAAAGCCGCGATGATGCTTGCCTGGGGACATTTTTATGTACCTTCCAATGATGCAAGCCAGTCGAAAGTTGCCGGCAAAGTCGGCAGTGCACCGATGATTGGCGGAAGCTCCGGAATCGGTGCGGTACCGGGTCCATGGTATCAGGTTATCCCGAGTTCCTCCAAAAAACAGGACATCGCAAAAGAATACTTGGAATTCATTTACGGGAAAAATGAATCATTCATGAAAACCCTTGGTGTCGCTGCAAGAAAATCCGTTTTTGAAAAATACAGCAAGGAAAAAGGCTATGAGCATCTTGAGCCGCTGATGGCCACGTTGAGCGGACCGCAGACCCAAAACCGCCCGGCCATTAAAGAGTGGCAGCAAATCGAAAGCGAAGCCCTGATACCGGCTGTCCAGTATGTGCTTTCCGGAGAAAAAACGCCTCAGGAAGCGCTGGACTGGGCGAAGGAAATCATTGAGGGCATCGTTCCTCCTCAATAA
- a CDS encoding sugar ABC transporter permease: MKINNGRLSTLFFLPAGLFMLVFLVYPIAMLVKDSFYRIDLLNPAAAQFVGLANYTETIVSPRFLKALWNTVIYIVCAVGAEFLLGLVLALLLSHAFKGSQVIRTVLLSPLMIAPLVSGLIWKFMLNDQFGIINSVLYKIGILSDPHQIMWLSDQRFALYSTIIADVWLTTPFMMLVLLAGIQGISKSLYEAADIDGANHWTKFRYITLPSLVPVAAVALLIRTIDAARTFDIVWVLTQGGPGFSSEVLSTYMYKTLTRYGQVGQSSAMAVIFIVLLMIISSFFISKIWSSRKSHA, translated from the coding sequence GTGAAAATCAATAACGGACGGCTTTCCACCCTGTTTTTTTTGCCAGCCGGCCTGTTCATGCTTGTGTTCCTTGTTTACCCGATTGCCATGCTCGTGAAGGATAGCTTTTACCGGATTGATTTGCTGAATCCGGCGGCGGCTCAATTTGTGGGGCTTGCAAATTATACCGAAACCATTGTTTCCCCGAGGTTTTTGAAAGCGTTGTGGAATACGGTCATTTATATCGTCTGTGCGGTCGGAGCGGAGTTTTTGCTCGGTCTCGTCCTTGCCCTGCTTTTAAGCCATGCGTTTAAAGGCAGCCAGGTCATCCGGACCGTTTTGCTCAGTCCGCTTATGATTGCCCCGCTTGTCTCAGGGCTGATCTGGAAGTTCATGCTGAATGATCAATTTGGCATCATCAACTCGGTTCTTTATAAAATCGGCATTCTGTCAGACCCTCATCAAATCATGTGGCTGTCTGATCAGCGCTTTGCCCTTTATTCGACGATTATCGCGGATGTATGGCTGACGACCCCGTTTATGATGCTCGTTCTTCTTGCCGGGATCCAGGGGATTTCGAAAAGCCTGTATGAAGCGGCAGATATCGATGGGGCCAATCATTGGACAAAATTCCGCTATATTACGCTTCCATCTCTCGTGCCGGTTGCGGCCGTCGCTTTGCTGATCCGGACGATTGATGCAGCGAGGACGTTCGACATTGTCTGGGTCCTTACCCAGGGAGGCCCGGGTTTTTCTTCAGAAGTACTGAGCACGTATATGTACAAAACACTCACACGCTATGGACAAGTCGGGCAGTCGAGTGCGATGGCGGTCATTTTCATAGTCCTGCTGATGATCATCAGCTCGTTCTTTATTTCAAAAATCTGGTCTTCTAGAAAGAGCCATGCATAA
- a CDS encoding carbohydrate ABC transporter permease, which yields MSDLPINRTYQEKRTVIPVYPRLKKRGWTLFIVTLTCFLALLFILPYVYLLLTSLKPSAEAVSSPPSFWPSEFSIENYKNMFDYLPMGTYFFNSLLTAGASTLISVFLGALAAYGLSRFSSVTGRLFLLFTLVIRMVPMISIAIPMYMIVKNIGLIDTQLALILVYTAINVPFAIWLMIGFFDSIPKEYDEAARVDGCGWFGSFMRVILPVSLPGLATTAIFTFMLAWNDFLISLLMTSTNAKTATVGISEFLTAYNLDLGPMTAAAVSFSLPVMIFSFFVQRYIVSGMTLGAVKE from the coding sequence ATGTCTGATCTGCCAATAAACCGAACCTATCAGGAAAAACGGACAGTGATTCCCGTCTATCCCCGCCTTAAAAAGAGAGGGTGGACGCTATTCATTGTCACGCTTACCTGTTTTCTTGCCCTGCTCTTTATTTTGCCTTATGTGTATCTCCTTCTGACGTCATTGAAACCGTCGGCTGAAGCTGTCAGCTCTCCGCCGTCGTTTTGGCCATCAGAATTTTCAATTGAAAACTATAAAAATATGTTCGACTATTTGCCGATGGGCACTTACTTTTTCAACAGTCTCCTGACAGCGGGAGCGAGCACACTGATCAGTGTATTCTTAGGAGCGCTTGCCGCCTACGGGCTTTCCCGCTTTTCATCGGTCACCGGCCGTCTGTTCCTGCTGTTCACACTTGTGATCAGGATGGTCCCGATGATCAGCATTGCGATTCCGATGTACATGATTGTAAAAAATATCGGACTCATTGATACACAATTGGCGCTTATCCTTGTTTATACAGCCATCAATGTTCCGTTTGCCATCTGGCTGATGATCGGGTTTTTTGATTCGATTCCAAAAGAATACGATGAGGCTGCCAGAGTTGATGGCTGCGGCTGGTTCGGAAGCTTTATGCGCGTCATCCTGCCGGTATCGCTCCCGGGTCTTGCGACGACTGCCATCTTTACGTTCATGCTTGCCTGGAATGACTTTTTGATTTCCTTGCTTATGACAAGCACAAATGCAAAAACGGCCACAGTCGGCATTTCAGAATTTTTGACGGCCTACAATCTGGACCTTGGACCGATGACAGCCGCTGCCGTCTCCTTCAGTCTTCCGGTCATGATCTTCTCCTTCTTTGTACAGCGGTATATTGTCAGCGGCATGACTCTCGGGGCCGTAAAGGAATAG
- a CDS encoding sensor histidine kinase: MKEMSEGGSGMFRRLKHYSIKKKIMLLALFSALLPLIIIGPFTFLYFSKIVENKASSAAESMLNTADGNINTFAGDIEDISNVIFLSNDIEGYLTYRKRDARLYQLETASRNTLNSITVVNKPYINSIFIGNGTHSFVKINRGDSAFSKNAYDVIRRSSLYPRLLNSRWEGDWFYGDDTSLTAGSPHPLLYGRMIRNLGTNDPLGMLLISIDDSIFKTMFSAMPGSIMIIDSRTKTPVYAQGEKALLTDGSLFDAIRNSGSSGNEIRVINGVKYIINDHFNEKTGWKVVSILPYSNLVKEVNQVRLVTISLLAVSLLLSVIIAMLITKKIMGQLEMLRLVTEKMEKREEVRDIEFDQQDEIGTIGHRFVELYSRNQELTAKLYQSEVKEKEAELRALQSHINPHFLYNTLNSIYWMAEKSNAKTIAKMAISLSKIFKLTLNNGDPITTVKKEIEQVESYLLIQNIRFDNKIRYTIEMEEAILDKKMIKLVLQPLVENAVYHAFEPETEQGHIEIKGWIEEGSMVFTIRDDGKGFDPLESTEGYALKNINDRLKLHYGEGYGLRIESEPGSGTKVLVRAGLHSNR; this comes from the coding sequence ATGAAGGAGATGAGTGAAGGGGGAAGCGGGATGTTCCGAAGGCTGAAGCACTATTCCATTAAAAAGAAGATTATGCTGCTTGCCCTCTTTTCCGCTCTTCTTCCGCTTATTATCATCGGTCCCTTCACGTTTCTTTACTTTAGCAAAATCGTGGAGAACAAAGCATCCTCCGCTGCTGAAAGCATGCTCAATACAGCGGACGGAAACATCAATACATTTGCCGGGGACATAGAAGATATTTCGAATGTGATTTTCCTGTCAAATGATATTGAAGGATATCTGACCTACCGGAAGCGGGATGCCCGGCTTTACCAGCTGGAAACCGCCTCGAGGAATACACTGAACAGCATCACCGTCGTCAATAAGCCTTACATCAATTCGATTTTTATTGGAAATGGAACGCACAGCTTCGTCAAAATTAACCGCGGCGACAGTGCTTTTTCGAAAAATGCCTACGACGTCATCCGGCGTTCCTCCCTCTATCCGCGTTTATTAAACAGCAGGTGGGAAGGGGATTGGTTCTACGGAGATGACACGAGCCTTACCGCAGGGTCTCCGCATCCCCTCCTTTACGGCAGGATGATTCGCAATCTTGGAACGAACGATCCCCTCGGCATGCTTTTGATCAGCATCGATGATTCGATTTTTAAGACGATGTTTTCAGCGATGCCGGGAAGTATCATGATCATAGACAGCCGCACAAAAACCCCTGTTTATGCCCAGGGGGAGAAAGCTCTCTTAACGGACGGAAGTCTCTTTGATGCCATTCGGAATTCCGGGAGCAGCGGGAATGAAATCAGGGTCATCAATGGAGTTAAGTACATTATCAACGACCATTTTAATGAAAAAACAGGCTGGAAAGTGGTCAGCATTCTCCCTTACAGCAATCTCGTCAAAGAGGTGAATCAAGTCAGGCTGGTGACTATTTCCCTGCTCGCCGTCTCCCTTCTCCTATCCGTCATCATCGCTATGCTGATTACGAAAAAAATTATGGGGCAGCTCGAAATGCTCCGCCTCGTGACCGAGAAAATGGAGAAAAGGGAAGAGGTGCGGGATATTGAGTTTGACCAGCAGGATGAGATTGGGACGATTGGCCATCGTTTTGTGGAGCTTTACAGCCGGAATCAAGAGCTGACCGCCAAGCTTTATCAATCGGAGGTTAAGGAAAAGGAGGCTGAACTCAGGGCGCTTCAAAGCCATATCAATCCGCATTTCCTTTATAACACCTTGAACTCGATTTACTGGATGGCGGAAAAGTCGAATGCCAAGACGATTGCTAAAATGGCGATCAGTCTTTCGAAAATTTTTAAGCTGACCTTGAACAACGGCGATCCCATTACAACGGTAAAAAAGGAAATCGAGCAGGTTGAAAGCTACCTTCTTATACAGAATATCCGTTTTGATAACAAAATCCGCTATACCATCGAAATGGAGGAAGCCATTCTCGATAAAAAAATGATCAAGCTTGTCCTGCAGCCCCTCGTTGAAAATGCGGTATACCATGCCTTCGAGCCTGAAACCGAGCAAGGGCACATTGAAATAAAGGGATGGATCGAGGAGGGAAGCATGGTATTTACGATAAGGGACGATGGCAAAGGCTTTGACCCTCTCGAAAGCACAGAGGGGTATGCGCTGAAAAACATCAATGACCGCCTGAAGCTTCATTACGGGGAGGGATACGGTCTGCGGATTGAAAGTGAACCGGGCAGCGGGACGAAGGTTTTGGTTAGGGCCGGGCTGCATTCGAACAGATAA
- a CDS encoding response regulator, producing MYTLFIADDEKIVIEGLTSAVDWEKYKIQITGTAMDGIDALKQINCLRPDIVLADIRMPGMNGLDLIREAKRENPNLLFIMISGYSEFTYAKRAIEMEAVDYLVKPMEAADIVASVKKAIEKLEKRKEESKLTSKIELYEAELEEKHVLDVLMGRCPLKPVPIRPLHEYAVAVIRGHNEAFVVHLREKCLEEFIYIVEDSVVMVSPRPHDLQDMLISLADLGNPVMGISRVRQNDLHLPAAYEEAKEALKIGIFGSQCLTKYEELKEYGLHQGTTMLKEIELFFSSRPADVWNEMGHLIDKTMNYAEVNKLSPKKTKYLCFNLIKTFLRHVEAEYELEDKLFGEGYLLYEEMEELKSREELKQWLTNTVREAVEYLDQNRISFNEKLVLELKQYVNEHYSEPIVLDELGRRFYKSPAYLCSLFSKNAGQTIFEYITSVRIEHAKRLLRSTNLKISEICEKTGYSNHKYFNQVFKKHAGKTPGQYRSRHLVKQE from the coding sequence ATGTACACACTTTTTATCGCGGATGACGAAAAAATTGTGATTGAGGGGCTGACGAGTGCCGTCGATTGGGAGAAATACAAGATTCAGATTACCGGTACAGCAATGGATGGAATCGACGCTTTGAAGCAGATCAACTGCCTTCGTCCCGATATTGTGCTCGCCGATATCCGGATGCCCGGAATGAACGGACTGGATTTAATCCGGGAGGCGAAGCGGGAAAATCCAAATCTTCTCTTCATTATGATCAGCGGCTATTCAGAATTTACATACGCGAAGCGGGCGATAGAGATGGAGGCCGTGGATTACCTCGTCAAACCAATGGAAGCAGCCGATATTGTCGCTTCCGTAAAAAAAGCGATTGAAAAGCTGGAAAAAAGGAAGGAAGAAAGCAAGTTAACGAGCAAGATAGAATTATACGAAGCGGAACTGGAAGAGAAGCACGTATTGGATGTACTCATGGGCAGGTGCCCGCTAAAGCCCGTGCCAATCCGTCCGCTTCATGAATACGCCGTCGCGGTCATCCGCGGCCACAATGAGGCATTTGTTGTTCATCTGAGGGAAAAATGCCTGGAAGAATTCATTTATATAGTGGAAGACAGCGTCGTCATGGTTTCCCCCCGGCCTCATGATTTGCAGGACATGTTAATAAGCCTCGCGGATCTCGGAAATCCGGTCATGGGAATAAGCCGTGTCCGCCAAAATGATCTTCACTTGCCTGCCGCCTACGAGGAAGCGAAGGAAGCGCTGAAAATCGGGATCTTTGGAAGCCAGTGTTTAACGAAATATGAAGAGCTGAAAGAGTACGGCCTCCATCAAGGCACAACCATGTTGAAGGAAATTGAGCTGTTCTTTTCCTCAAGGCCAGCGGATGTTTGGAATGAAATGGGCCATCTCATCGATAAAACGATGAACTATGCCGAGGTAAATAAGCTCTCCCCCAAAAAAACGAAATACCTTTGCTTTAACCTGATCAAGACTTTCCTCCGGCATGTCGAAGCCGAATACGAATTGGAAGACAAACTGTTCGGAGAGGGATATCTCCTCTATGAAGAAATGGAGGAGCTCAAATCAAGAGAGGAACTGAAACAATGGCTTACGAATACGGTCCGGGAAGCTGTGGAATATTTAGATCAGAATCGGATTTCTTTTAATGAAAAACTGGTTTTGGAACTGAAGCAGTATGTGAACGAGCATTACAGCGAACCGATTGTGCTGGATGAACTCGGCAGGCGCTTTTACAAAAGCCCCGCCTATTTGTGCAGTCTTTTTTCAAAAAATGCGGGCCAGACAATCTTTGAATACATCACATCCGTCCGAATTGAGCACGCCAAGAGACTCCTTCGCTCCACCAATCTCAAAATTTCAGAAATCTGCGAAAAAACCGGGTACAGCAATCATAAATATTTTAATCAGGTTTTCAAAAAACACGCCGGGAAAACGCCTGGCCAATATCGGAGCAGACACTTAGTGAAGCAGGAATAA